The following are encoded in a window of Saccharothrix longispora genomic DNA:
- the lepB gene encoding signal peptidase I, which translates to MRGRVVSAVLGGGVSLLLVAALVVFALSSPVSGDSMNPGLRSGDRVLALDDTPERLDVVTLRPPGGSATVVRRVIGVPGDQVRITDSDILVRPGGGEWLAVDRGPGDPGVCCAPDGRGGTDGAVEVPPGSYFVLGDNLTVSTDSRTYGFVPEADVTGVVWRRVWPVPRFDAVRVPALSAVPVTGP; encoded by the coding sequence ATGCGCGGGCGGGTGGTCTCCGCGGTGCTCGGCGGAGGCGTGTCGCTGCTGCTGGTGGCCGCTCTGGTGGTGTTCGCGCTGTCCTCGCCGGTGTCGGGCGACAGCATGAACCCCGGCCTGCGCTCGGGTGACCGGGTGCTGGCCCTCGACGACACCCCGGAACGCCTCGACGTCGTCACGCTCCGTCCACCGGGCGGCAGCGCCACCGTGGTCCGGCGCGTCATCGGCGTGCCCGGCGACCAGGTGCGCATCACCGACTCCGACATCCTCGTGCGCCCCGGTGGCGGCGAGTGGCTCGCCGTCGACCGCGGGCCCGGCGACCCCGGCGTGTGCTGCGCCCCCGACGGCAGGGGCGGGACCGACGGCGCGGTCGAGGTGCCGCCCGGTAGCTACTTCGTGCTCGGCGACAACCTGACCGTGTCGACCGACTCCCGCACCTACGGGTTCGTGCCCGAGGCCGACGTCACCGGCGTGGTGTGGCGGCGGGTCTGGCCGGTGCCGCGGTTCGACGCGGTCCGCGTGCCCGCGCTGTCGGCCGTGCCGGTCACCGGCCCGTGA
- a CDS encoding VWA domain-containing protein translates to MDTPAGFGVVVNQNEYMSRGDTDMHAIVTVTASGLRSAGLPRAAAEVIMIDCSGSMDAPPTKIAAARQATCAALGVLRDGTLFAVVKGTHRAEVVYPADGRLAVADERTRGEAVAAVNRLISDGGTAMSTWLALAARLLAPHPDLIRHAILLTDGYNGEPRQVLDAALRHCADAFVCDVRGIGADWSPQEVRRIGEVLHGDVDAVRRPADLPADFTGLVESAMGKAVADLQLRVKPMPFARLRQVKQVLPAEVDLTDRGTRLDDGTVRFPTGNWGDEARAFGVWLEVDTDALSVGEPAQAARVSLAVDDAEVPAGSAAIRATLTEDFRLSIRLDPVVRHYDGETELGEHIEAGCGAYDADDLPRAAERWGRAVALATRLGNEDSLRRLLRLVEVVGDPADGRVVVRPGLTAEDIRWAGMSSTRSSIAPGVADGVRRVEAEAAGPDRQCPRCSYVSPPTARFCGRCRHELAGGAGP, encoded by the coding sequence ATGGACACCCCGGCCGGTTTCGGCGTCGTCGTGAACCAGAACGAGTACATGTCCCGCGGCGACACCGACATGCACGCGATCGTCACCGTCACCGCCTCCGGCCTGCGGTCGGCCGGCCTACCGCGGGCCGCCGCGGAGGTGATCATGATCGACTGCTCGGGCTCGATGGACGCACCGCCCACCAAGATCGCCGCCGCCCGGCAGGCGACCTGCGCGGCGCTGGGCGTGCTGCGCGACGGCACGCTGTTCGCCGTGGTCAAGGGCACGCACCGCGCCGAGGTGGTCTACCCCGCGGACGGGCGGTTGGCGGTCGCCGACGAACGCACCCGCGGCGAGGCCGTGGCGGCGGTCAACCGGCTGATCAGCGACGGCGGCACCGCGATGAGCACCTGGCTGGCCCTGGCGGCGCGCCTGCTCGCGCCGCACCCGGACCTGATCAGGCACGCGATCCTGCTCACCGACGGCTACAACGGCGAGCCGCGCCAGGTGCTCGACGCGGCGCTCCGGCACTGCGCGGACGCGTTCGTGTGCGACGTGCGCGGCATCGGCGCCGACTGGTCGCCGCAGGAGGTGCGGCGGATCGGGGAGGTGCTGCACGGCGACGTGGACGCCGTGCGCAGGCCCGCCGACCTGCCCGCCGACTTCACCGGGTTGGTGGAGTCGGCGATGGGCAAGGCCGTCGCCGACCTCCAGCTGCGGGTCAAGCCCATGCCCTTCGCGCGGCTGCGCCAGGTCAAGCAGGTGCTGCCCGCCGAGGTCGACCTGACCGACCGGGGCACGCGGCTCGACGACGGCACGGTGCGGTTCCCCACCGGCAACTGGGGCGACGAGGCGCGCGCGTTCGGCGTGTGGCTGGAGGTGGACACCGACGCGCTGTCCGTGGGCGAGCCGGCGCAGGCCGCCCGGGTGAGCCTCGCCGTGGACGACGCCGAGGTGCCCGCCGGTTCGGCGGCGATCCGGGCGACCCTCACCGAGGACTTCCGCCTGTCGATCCGGCTGGACCCGGTCGTCCGCCACTACGACGGCGAGACGGAGCTGGGCGAGCACATCGAGGCGGGGTGCGGCGCGTACGACGCGGACGACCTGCCGCGGGCCGCCGAGCGGTGGGGGCGGGCCGTGGCGCTCGCGACGCGGTTGGGCAACGAGGACTCGCTGCGGCGGTTGCTGCGGCTGGTCGAGGTCGTCGGCGACCCGGCCGACGGGCGGGTGGTGGTGCGGCCGGGCCTCACCGCGGAGGACATCCGCTGGGCCGGGATGAGCTCCACCAGGTCCAGCATCGCGCCGGGCGTCGCGGACGGGGTGCGACGGGTCGAGGCGGAGGCCGCGGGACCCGACCGGCAGTGCCCGCGGTGCTCGTACGTGTCGCCGCCGACCGCGCGGTTCTGCGGCCGGTGCCGCCACGAGCTGGCGGGCGGGGCGGGCCCGTGA
- a CDS encoding MOSC domain-containing protein — MSTTVEVVALHVSPVHAYEGRPADGPRPDPEPVSRDRVVVRAGLGLVGDRYFNRPAHRRAAVTFFAAESLDHVAEALGLAAAPDPLLVRRNVVLRGFDVDALARHDVFALDSGDGPVRFEVGRPANPCAWMDAVIAPGAFAALRRRGGVRCVPLDDGVLGRGPAVLLA; from the coding sequence TTGAGCACGACCGTCGAGGTGGTGGCGCTGCACGTGTCGCCCGTGCACGCCTACGAGGGCAGGCCCGCCGACGGCCCGCGACCCGATCCGGAGCCCGTCTCCCGCGATCGCGTCGTGGTCCGGGCGGGCCTCGGCCTGGTCGGCGACCGCTACTTCAACCGGCCCGCGCACCGCCGGGCCGCCGTCACGTTCTTCGCCGCCGAGTCGCTCGACCACGTCGCGGAGGCCCTCGGCCTGGCCGCCGCGCCGGACCCGCTGCTGGTCCGGCGCAACGTCGTGCTGCGCGGGTTCGACGTGGACGCCCTCGCCCGGCACGACGTGTTCGCCCTCGACTCGGGTGACGGCCCCGTGCGGTTCGAGGTCGGCCGCCCGGCGAACCCGTGCGCCTGGATGGACGCGGTGATCGCGCCCGGCGCGTTCGCCGCGCTCCGGCGGCGCGGCGGGGTGCGGTGCGTCCCGCTCGACGACGGGGTGCTCGGGCGGGGGCCGGCGGTCCTGCTCGCCTGA
- a CDS encoding WD40 repeat domain-containing protein has product MHDRDPGGYDAFLSSSHAAGDRIAPALLRALRRIARPWHRPRALRVFLDRADPADLATDPDPWSTATAVPARSRHFVLLASPEAAASPRVGRQVGFWRARRERDRFLIALTGGDLVWGDGDFDWERTTALPAQLKGWFTAEPPWVDLRWASGSEDPGADPRFRVAAGALAAAVHGVPEDALDREDVRQRRLTARLRRGAVVGLALLSVVAAVLGVTTHRRHEAAVTRTAALDLAARAATVGSADPALSRLLAVAAWRLDPTGRSRAAMIDALVRPDRWTAGVPHVRALSADGGTLAGVRDGAVRLAATRTGEPVGDPVADAEDVEALALSADGRMLAIAAGDGVRLWDATRREPVGRPIAGDPRDADSLLLSPDGAVLAVRGAASVALWDVATGARLGEAAGPSGAPASFALAPDGGTLAVGDEDGSIRLWDVRAGVPAGEPLTGHAGGVGALAFGPDGTLATGGRDGAVRVWRTADRTPVGTPLDAGAPVHEVAFSPDGRTLAAGTGDGAVRLWDAVARQPLGDPLTGHSARIESLSFTADGRELVSTDGQGSARGWSVADRVDEGAEFPGDPGPIGVVEYLPDGRTVAAGTRGGPIHLWDTATRAPVDPPLTGNIGRVYSLSPSPDGRTLLVVDEGGGVRLWDVAGHRQTGQLTEAGTGYPAYAVFSPDGRTIAVGEDRAVRLWDAETLDQLGEPLDAGGTSVRTVAYSPDGRTLAAAGHGGPVRLWDTATREPRGDLRADADDALTAIAFGPDGRTLAAGGVDGSISLWDTADRTRLGEPFGRGEGEVVYEVAFSPDGRTLATAGAGVRLWDVPTRRPLGVLRAYAIAVAFSPDGRSLATGESRLRVFDVPRTDDPAAELCRLVGRSLTGAEWSTHVPDLPFREVCP; this is encoded by the coding sequence GTGCACGATCGCGACCCGGGCGGCTACGACGCGTTCCTCTCCTCCAGCCACGCGGCCGGCGATCGGATCGCCCCGGCGCTCCTGCGCGCGCTCCGGCGCATCGCCAGGCCCTGGCACCGACCGCGGGCGCTGCGCGTGTTCCTGGACCGCGCCGACCCCGCCGACCTCGCCACCGACCCCGACCCGTGGTCGACGGCCACCGCGGTGCCGGCCCGGTCGCGCCACTTCGTGCTGCTGGCCTCACCGGAAGCGGCGGCCTCGCCGCGGGTGGGCCGCCAGGTCGGGTTCTGGCGGGCGCGGCGCGAGCGCGACCGGTTCCTGATCGCGCTGACCGGCGGCGACCTCGTGTGGGGCGACGGCGACTTCGACTGGGAGCGCACGACGGCCCTGCCGGCGCAGCTGAAGGGCTGGTTCACCGCCGAACCGCCGTGGGTGGACCTGCGCTGGGCGTCGGGGAGCGAGGACCCCGGCGCGGACCCGCGCTTCCGCGTCGCCGCGGGCGCGCTGGCGGCCGCGGTGCACGGCGTGCCGGAGGACGCGCTCGACCGCGAGGACGTGCGGCAGCGCCGGCTGACCGCCCGCCTGCGCCGGGGCGCGGTCGTCGGCCTGGCCCTGCTCTCGGTGGTGGCCGCGGTCCTGGGCGTCACCACCCACCGGCGGCACGAGGCGGCCGTGACCAGGACCGCGGCGCTCGACCTGGCGGCCCGTGCGGCGACCGTCGGCAGCGCGGACCCGGCCCTGTCCCGGCTGCTCGCCGTGGCCGCGTGGCGGCTCGACCCGACCGGGCGGAGCCGCGCCGCGATGATCGACGCGCTCGTGCGGCCCGACCGGTGGACCGCCGGGGTCCCGCACGTGCGGGCGCTGTCCGCCGACGGCGGGACCCTCGCCGGGGTGCGGGACGGGGCCGTGCGGTTGGCTGCCACCCGCACGGGCGAGCCGGTCGGCGACCCGGTCGCCGACGCCGAGGACGTCGAGGCCCTCGCCCTGAGCGCGGACGGCCGGATGCTCGCGATCGCCGCCGGTGACGGGGTGCGCCTGTGGGACGCGACCCGGCGGGAACCGGTCGGCAGGCCGATCGCGGGCGACCCGCGCGACGCGGACTCGCTCCTGCTCAGCCCCGACGGCGCCGTGCTCGCCGTGCGCGGAGCGGCCTCGGTCGCGCTGTGGGACGTCGCGACCGGCGCGCGGCTCGGCGAGGCGGCCGGCCCGTCCGGGGCCCCCGCGTCGTTCGCGCTGGCCCCCGACGGCGGCACGCTCGCGGTCGGCGACGAGGACGGCTCGATCCGGCTGTGGGACGTGCGCGCGGGTGTCCCGGCGGGCGAACCGCTCACGGGGCACGCCGGCGGGGTGGGCGCGCTCGCGTTCGGCCCGGACGGCACGCTCGCCACCGGCGGCCGGGACGGTGCGGTGCGGGTGTGGCGGACGGCCGACCGCACGCCGGTCGGGACGCCCCTGGACGCCGGCGCGCCCGTGCACGAGGTGGCCTTCAGCCCGGACGGCCGCACCCTCGCCGCGGGCACGGGCGACGGCGCGGTGCGGCTGTGGGACGCGGTCGCGCGGCAGCCGCTCGGCGACCCGCTCACCGGCCACTCGGCGCGGATCGAGTCGCTGTCGTTCACCGCGGACGGCCGGGAGCTCGTCAGCACCGACGGGCAGGGCTCGGCCCGTGGCTGGTCCGTGGCCGACCGGGTCGACGAGGGCGCGGAGTTCCCCGGCGACCCGGGGCCCATCGGTGTGGTCGAGTACCTCCCGGACGGGCGGACGGTCGCGGCGGGCACCAGGGGAGGTCCGATCCACCTGTGGGACACCGCCACCCGCGCTCCGGTCGACCCGCCGCTGACCGGCAACATCGGCCGGGTCTACTCGCTCTCGCCCAGCCCGGACGGCCGGACGCTGCTCGTCGTGGACGAGGGCGGCGGGGTGCGGCTGTGGGACGTGGCCGGGCACCGGCAGACCGGCCAGCTGACCGAGGCGGGCACCGGCTACCCGGCCTACGCGGTGTTCAGCCCGGACGGCCGGACCATCGCTGTCGGCGAGGACCGGGCGGTGCGGCTGTGGGACGCGGAGACCCTCGACCAGCTCGGCGAGCCGCTCGACGCGGGCGGCACGTCCGTGCGCACGGTCGCCTACAGCCCCGACGGCCGCACGCTCGCCGCCGCCGGCCACGGCGGCCCGGTCCGGTTGTGGGACACCGCCACCCGCGAACCACGCGGCGACCTGCGCGCCGACGCCGACGACGCGCTCACCGCGATCGCGTTCGGCCCGGACGGCCGCACGCTGGCCGCCGGCGGCGTGGACGGCTCGATCTCGCTGTGGGACACCGCCGACCGCACCCGCCTGGGCGAACCGTTCGGGCGCGGCGAGGGCGAGGTCGTCTACGAGGTGGCCTTCAGCCCGGACGGCCGCACCCTCGCGACGGCGGGCGCCGGCGTGCGCCTGTGGGACGTGCCGACCCGTCGGCCGCTGGGCGTGCTGCGCGCCTACGCCATCGCCGTGGCGTTCAGCCCGGACGGCCGCTCGCTGGCGACCGGCGAGTCCAGGCTGCGCGTGTTCGACGTGCCGCGGACCGACGACCCGGCCGCCGAGCTGTGCCGCCTGGTGGGCCGCTCGCTGACCGGGGCCGAGTGGTCGACCCACGTGCCGGACCTGCCGTTCCGCGAGGTGTGCCCGTGA
- a CDS encoding serine/threonine-protein kinase, with translation MTACRRAGCAGEVEDSGFCDTCGRKALPSSARPRPSGPGSYLSLPVFPRTEPSSRLQRDPDVPTSGRTCGKNGCTAEIGVGYAGQPAQAEGYCPMCGEPYSFRPSLHEGDLVGDQYLVLGPLAHGGLGWVYLAQDTRLDDNLVVLKGVINEGDSALAEAERRALTAMDHPNVVRIFNFVTHPDRSTGRPREYIVMEFVDGRVLDEVKRGAHAGERPLGEQLRVEHVITMGRQVLEALDHLHRRGLVYCDMKPNNVILSPGSTADGSESRIKVIDLGAVRRTGDKGPGIIGTWPYQVTREEIARRGVTVQSDLHALGVTLRQLHQATVDHVELLGAPGSPIAAGVESFQRVLARATRADAERRFASAREMSDQLGGVLLEVASLRDGKDRAVLSPLFAPTAALLDADLGAVPPLARWTDAVTDPDLPTPKDVAVGLPPVRPVSADPAMELVADTPDPARVLDLLRDHDAPSPDVLLLRCRAHLELDRHEEAARCLAALRSPDAEDDWRVVWHCGLLHLVRGHVRAARRHFEAVRADLPGEVAPTLAVALCAEREGDAAEARRWYTAVWRRDRSQAPAAFGLARLLLRDGDRAGAVAVLDGMPTVSRHHDAARIAAVNVLCGPGASARDLERAVERLERLRLDRDAGDRLTAAVLDAALRWRRSTADPRIDGGAVFGRSPSERALRSALADGYRRLARQARSADEHGVLVDLANGTRPRTKL, from the coding sequence GTGACGGCGTGCCGCCGCGCGGGGTGCGCGGGCGAGGTGGAGGACAGCGGGTTCTGCGACACCTGCGGTCGCAAGGCACTGCCGTCGTCCGCTCGGCCGCGGCCGAGCGGGCCGGGGAGCTACCTGTCGCTGCCCGTCTTCCCGCGCACCGAGCCGTCGAGCCGGTTGCAGCGCGACCCGGACGTCCCCACCAGCGGCCGCACCTGCGGCAAGAACGGCTGCACGGCCGAGATCGGCGTCGGCTACGCCGGTCAGCCCGCCCAGGCCGAGGGGTACTGCCCGATGTGCGGCGAGCCCTACTCGTTCCGGCCCAGCCTGCACGAGGGCGACCTGGTCGGCGACCAGTACCTGGTGCTCGGTCCGCTGGCGCACGGCGGCCTCGGCTGGGTGTACCTGGCGCAGGACACCCGCCTGGACGACAACCTGGTGGTCCTCAAGGGCGTGATCAACGAGGGCGACAGCGCGCTGGCCGAGGCGGAGCGCCGGGCGTTGACCGCGATGGACCACCCGAACGTCGTGCGCATCTTCAACTTCGTCACCCACCCGGACCGGTCCACCGGGCGGCCGCGCGAGTACATCGTGATGGAGTTCGTGGACGGCCGGGTGCTCGACGAGGTCAAGCGGGGCGCCCACGCCGGTGAGCGGCCCCTGGGCGAGCAGCTGCGGGTCGAGCACGTGATCACGATGGGGCGGCAGGTACTGGAGGCGCTCGACCACCTGCACCGGCGCGGGCTCGTGTACTGCGACATGAAGCCGAACAACGTGATCCTGTCGCCCGGCAGCACCGCCGACGGCAGCGAGAGCCGGATCAAGGTGATCGACCTGGGCGCGGTGCGCCGCACCGGCGACAAGGGACCCGGGATCATCGGCACGTGGCCGTACCAGGTCACCCGCGAGGAGATCGCGCGGCGCGGCGTGACGGTGCAGTCGGACCTGCACGCGCTGGGCGTCACGCTGCGGCAGCTCCACCAGGCCACCGTCGACCACGTGGAGCTGCTCGGCGCGCCCGGGTCCCCGATCGCGGCGGGGGTCGAGTCGTTCCAGCGGGTGCTGGCCCGCGCCACGCGCGCCGACGCCGAGCGCCGGTTCGCCTCCGCGCGCGAGATGTCCGACCAGCTGGGCGGCGTGCTGCTGGAGGTCGCCTCGCTGCGCGACGGCAAGGACCGCGCGGTCCTCTCGCCCCTGTTCGCGCCGACGGCCGCACTGCTGGACGCCGACCTGGGCGCGGTGCCGCCGCTGGCGCGCTGGACCGACGCGGTGACCGACCCGGACCTGCCGACGCCGAAGGACGTCGCGGTCGGGCTGCCGCCGGTGCGCCCGGTGTCCGCCGACCCCGCCATGGAACTGGTCGCCGACACCCCGGACCCGGCCCGGGTGCTGGACCTGCTGCGCGACCACGACGCGCCGTCGCCCGACGTCCTGCTGCTGCGCTGCCGCGCGCACCTGGAGCTGGACCGCCACGAGGAGGCCGCGCGCTGCCTGGCCGCCCTCCGGTCGCCGGACGCCGAGGACGACTGGCGGGTGGTGTGGCACTGCGGGCTGCTGCACCTGGTCCGCGGGCACGTCCGGGCGGCGCGCCGGCATTTCGAGGCGGTGCGCGCCGACCTGCCCGGCGAGGTCGCGCCGACGCTGGCGGTGGCGCTGTGCGCGGAGCGGGAGGGCGACGCGGCCGAGGCGCGCCGCTGGTACACGGCGGTGTGGCGGCGGGACCGGTCGCAGGCGCCGGCGGCGTTCGGCCTGGCGCGGCTGCTGCTGCGCGACGGCGACCGGGCGGGCGCGGTGGCCGTGCTCGACGGGATGCCCACCGTGTCGCGGCACCACGACGCCGCGCGGATCGCGGCGGTCAACGTCCTGTGCGGGCCGGGCGCCTCGGCTCGCGACCTGGAGCGGGCGGTCGAGCGGCTGGAGCGGCTGCGCCTGGACCGCGACGCGGGCGACCGGCTGACCGCCGCGGTCCTCGACGCGGCGCTGCGCTGGCGGCGCTCGACCGCCGACCCCCGGATCGACGGCGGCGCGGTGTTCGGCCGGTCCCCGTCGGAGCGGGCGCTGCGGTCCGCGCTGGCCGACGGCTACCGCCGCCTGGCCCGGCAGGCGCGGTCGGCCGACGAGCACGGCGTGCTCGTGGACCTCGCCAACGGCACCCGCCCCCGGACGAAGCTGTGA
- a CDS encoding ABC transporter substrate-binding protein, translated as MRILMAILLLSASLAGCVVSTAPARVIVLGPWTGLQEKRFEQVLALFEDTRRIDVEYIGTTAPDQVLRADVQKGTPPHVAVLPSPGDLAAYVGDGYVTPLDGVVAARSDEYPRRWTDLEELASDERYAVVVKADLKSMVWHPADVPVTPPTTKAELLALTAAEVAAGRTPWCLRVAAQTNAGWPGTDWVEDVVLHEAGPDVYRRWAAAEQPWNEGPVRQAWQTWGELIGGGAVRGGLRATLLTNYDDPSQPMFDTPRGCLLDHQASYVTGVYPAGEADFFPFPSLGAPEPAAEVSADLAALFRDTPEARALMDFLASTEAQRIWPADGGAYSVNRLIGPEVYGSDVEWRVAAVLVSEDRLCFDASDLMPAPLRTAFHRAVLRYLDDPDDLQAVLDTLEGVRRQVSAEKGGLLDLPC; from the coding sequence ATGAGAATCCTGATGGCGATCCTGCTGCTGAGCGCGTCCCTGGCCGGGTGCGTGGTGTCCACCGCGCCCGCGCGGGTGATCGTCCTGGGCCCCTGGACCGGGCTGCAGGAGAAGAGGTTCGAGCAGGTGCTGGCGCTGTTCGAGGACACCCGCCGCATCGACGTCGAGTACATCGGCACCACCGCACCGGACCAGGTGCTGCGGGCGGACGTGCAGAAGGGCACGCCGCCGCACGTGGCGGTGCTGCCCAGCCCCGGCGACCTCGCCGCCTACGTGGGGGACGGCTACGTGACGCCGCTGGACGGCGTCGTCGCGGCCCGCTCGGACGAGTACCCGCGGCGGTGGACGGACCTGGAGGAGCTGGCGTCGGACGAGCGGTACGCGGTGGTGGTGAAGGCCGACCTCAAGAGCATGGTGTGGCACCCCGCCGACGTCCCGGTCACCCCGCCGACCACGAAGGCCGAACTGCTCGCCCTCACGGCCGCCGAGGTGGCCGCCGGGCGGACCCCGTGGTGCCTGCGGGTGGCCGCGCAGACCAACGCCGGGTGGCCCGGCACCGACTGGGTCGAGGACGTCGTGCTGCACGAGGCGGGTCCCGACGTCTACCGCCGATGGGCGGCGGCGGAGCAGCCGTGGAACGAGGGCCCCGTGCGGCAGGCGTGGCAAACGTGGGGCGAGCTGATCGGCGGCGGAGCGGTGCGCGGCGGCCTCCGCGCGACGCTGCTGACGAACTACGACGACCCGTCGCAGCCGATGTTCGACACCCCGCGCGGGTGCCTCCTCGACCACCAGGCGTCCTACGTGACCGGGGTGTACCCGGCGGGGGAAGCGGACTTCTTCCCGTTCCCGTCGCTGGGCGCGCCGGAACCGGCGGCGGAGGTCTCGGCGGACCTCGCGGCCCTGTTCCGCGACACCCCCGAAGCCCGCGCGCTGATGGACTTCCTGGCCTCGACGGAGGCGCAGCGCATCTGGCCGGCGGACGGCGGGGCCTACTCGGTGAACCGGTTGATCGGCCCGGAGGTGTACGGCAGCGACGTGGAGTGGCGCGTCGCCGCCGTACTGGTCTCGGAGGACCGGTTGTGCTTCGACGCGTCGGACCTGATGCCCGCGCCGCTGCGCACCGCGTTCCACCGGGCCGTGCTGCGCTACCTCGACGACCCGGACGACCTCCAGGCGGTGCTGGACACCCTGGAGGGCGTCCGGCGGCAGGTGTCCGCGGAGAAGGGGGGCCTGCTCGACCTGCCCTGCTAG
- the msrA gene encoding peptide-methionine (S)-S-oxide reductase MsrA, which yields MATATEKAVLAGGCFWGMQDLFRRHPGVISTRVGYTGGDVPNATYRNHGTHAEAIEIVFDPARLGYRQILEFFFQVHDPTTRDRQGNDIGASYRSAIFYDGDEQKRIAEATIADVDASGKWPGRVVTEVTQAGDFWEAEPEHQDYLERYPNGYTCHYVRPEWQLGER from the coding sequence ATGGCCACTGCTACCGAGAAGGCCGTCCTCGCGGGCGGGTGTTTCTGGGGCATGCAAGACCTGTTCCGCCGCCACCCCGGCGTCATCTCCACCAGGGTGGGCTACACGGGCGGTGACGTGCCCAACGCCACTTACCGCAACCACGGCACCCACGCGGAGGCCATCGAGATCGTCTTCGACCCCGCGCGGCTGGGCTACCGGCAGATCCTGGAGTTCTTCTTCCAGGTCCACGACCCGACGACGCGCGACCGCCAGGGCAACGACATCGGCGCGAGCTACCGCTCGGCGATCTTCTACGACGGCGACGAGCAGAAGCGGATCGCGGAGGCGACCATCGCCGACGTGGACGCCTCCGGCAAGTGGCCGGGCCGGGTCGTGACCGAGGTGACCCAGGCCGGTGACTTCTGGGAGGCCGAGCCGGAGCACCAGGACTACCTGGAGCGCTACCCGAACGGCTACACGTGCCACTACGTGCGGCCGGAGTGGCAGCTCGGCGAGCGTTGA
- a CDS encoding STAS domain-containing protein, translating into MHASTQDPAPPPFRLDVERLADAVLVTVVGELDQSTAPRLREALDAALGDRPGVVVVDLRGVALLASAGLAALIAAHDQALPDTALRVVAGDTTPSMRSVRLTGLDELLVVHPTLDHALAAS; encoded by the coding sequence GTGCACGCCTCGACGCAGGACCCCGCCCCACCGCCGTTCAGGCTCGACGTGGAGCGCCTCGCCGACGCCGTCCTCGTCACCGTGGTCGGTGAGCTGGACCAGTCCACCGCGCCGCGGCTGCGCGAGGCGCTCGACGCGGCGCTGGGCGACCGGCCGGGCGTGGTCGTCGTCGACCTGCGCGGGGTGGCCCTGCTCGCCTCGGCGGGGTTGGCCGCCCTGATCGCCGCGCACGACCAGGCCCTGCCGGACACGGCGCTGCGGGTGGTGGCGGGCGACACGACGCCGTCGATGCGCTCGGTGCGGCTCACCGGTCTCGACGAGCTGCTCGTCGTGCACCCGACGCTGGACCACGCGCTCGCCGCGTCCTGA